From Pararhodobacter zhoushanensis, the proteins below share one genomic window:
- a CDS encoding 16S rRNA (uracil(1498)-N(3))-methyltransferase, giving the protein MPTIPPRNDDRPKVRLYVEQALAQGQHVAVTQDQSHYLGNVLRLAAGADVALFNGKDGEWRARIGHLAKRGGALTCEEQTAPQTNPPDLWLLFAPIKKARTDFIVEKAVEMGAARILPVQTEFTNSERIRRDRLQAHAVEAAEQSAGTFVPEVADLTRLDRLLADWPTDRVLWWADESLKGCDIADPAPAPAAILIGPEGGFSPAERLRLRALPFIRRLSLGPRILRADTAAVAALTLWQVRHGDWTGPR; this is encoded by the coding sequence ATGCCGACGATTCCGCCCCGAAACGATGACCGCCCCAAGGTGCGCCTCTATGTAGAGCAAGCCTTGGCCCAAGGGCAACACGTAGCAGTGACGCAAGACCAGTCCCATTATCTGGGCAACGTCCTGCGGCTGGCGGCGGGGGCCGATGTCGCCCTTTTCAACGGCAAGGACGGCGAGTGGCGCGCGCGGATCGGGCATCTGGCCAAGCGCGGCGGCGCCCTGACCTGCGAAGAGCAGACCGCCCCGCAGACCAACCCGCCCGACCTGTGGCTGCTGTTTGCGCCGATCAAGAAAGCCCGCACCGATTTCATCGTCGAAAAGGCCGTCGAGATGGGCGCGGCCCGCATCCTACCCGTGCAGACCGAGTTCACCAATTCCGAGCGTATTCGCCGCGACCGCCTGCAGGCCCACGCGGTTGAGGCCGCCGAGCAATCCGCCGGCACCTTCGTGCCCGAGGTGGCCGACCTGACCCGCCTCGACCGCCTGCTGGCCGACTGGCCCACAGACCGCGTGCTCTGGTGGGCCGATGAAAGCCTCAAAGGCTGCGACATCGCCGACCCGGCCCCCGCCCCCGCCGCGATTCTCATCGGCCCCGAGGGCGGTTTCTCCCCGGCTGAGCGCCTCCGCCTGCGCGCCCTGCCCTTCATCCGCCGCCTCAGCCTCGGGCCGCGCATCCTGCGCGCCGATACCGCCGCCGTTGCCGCCCTGACCCTCTGGCAGGTACGCCACGGTGACTGGACCGGCCCGCGATGA
- a CDS encoding glutamate--cysteine ligase translates to MSIPQSGGGPIEHRDQLAEFLSSGSKPVEDWRIGTEHEKFGYCKDSLKPLPYDGDRSIRAMLEGLRDRFGWQPVLEGDKLIGLTHNGANVSLEPGGQLELSGAPLESIHQTCDEVNEHLRDVKSIADEIGVGFIGLGAAPVWSHDDMPLMPKGRYKLMDSYMQTVGTHGTQMMRRTCTVQVNLDFASEADMVQKFRVALALQPVATALFANSPFFDGKPNGHKSWRSRIWRDLDPARTGTLPFAFEQGFGFEQYVDYALDVPMYFVYRDGKYINALGQSFRDFLNGKLPALPGEVPTLSDWADHLTTIFPEARLKKYLEMRGADGNQWRRLCALPALWVGMLYDQSSLDAAWDLCKNWDTETREALRVAASVDGLQAETHGVKMRDLARQVVDIADAGLKARARPGAGGLVPDETHFLNALKDSLDTGMTPADELLAHYNGDWGGDLNRVYADYSY, encoded by the coding sequence ATGTCCATCCCCCAGTCCGGCGGCGGGCCGATCGAACATCGCGATCAACTGGCAGAATTTCTGTCATCAGGCTCGAAGCCCGTCGAAGACTGGCGCATCGGCACCGAGCACGAGAAATTCGGCTACTGCAAAGACAGCCTGAAACCGCTGCCCTATGACGGAGACCGCTCGATCCGCGCCATGCTTGAAGGGCTGCGCGACCGTTTCGGCTGGCAGCCGGTGCTTGAGGGCGACAAGCTGATCGGCCTGACGCATAACGGCGCGAATGTCAGCCTCGAGCCGGGTGGCCAGTTGGAACTCTCGGGCGCGCCGCTCGAATCCATCCACCAGACCTGCGACGAGGTGAACGAACACCTGCGCGACGTCAAAAGCATCGCCGACGAGATCGGCGTGGGCTTTATCGGCCTTGGCGCCGCCCCGGTCTGGTCGCATGACGACATGCCCCTGATGCCCAAGGGCCGCTACAAGCTGATGGACAGCTACATGCAGACCGTCGGCACCCATGGCACGCAGATGATGCGCCGCACCTGCACGGTGCAGGTGAACCTCGACTTCGCGTCCGAGGCCGACATGGTGCAGAAATTCCGCGTGGCACTGGCCCTGCAGCCCGTCGCCACGGCGCTTTTCGCCAATTCGCCGTTCTTTGACGGCAAGCCCAACGGCCATAAATCCTGGCGCTCGCGCATCTGGCGCGATCTGGACCCGGCGCGCACCGGCACCCTGCCGTTTGCCTTCGAGCAGGGTTTCGGCTTCGAGCAGTATGTGGACTACGCGCTTGATGTGCCGATGTATTTTGTCTACCGCGACGGCAAATACATCAACGCCCTCGGCCAGTCCTTCCGTGATTTCCTGAACGGCAAACTGCCCGCCCTGCCCGGCGAAGTGCCCACGCTCAGCGATTGGGCCGACCACCTGACCACCATTTTCCCCGAGGCCCGGCTCAAGAAATACCTTGAGATGCGCGGCGCGGATGGCAACCAGTGGCGTCGCCTCTGTGCGTTGCCGGCGCTGTGGGTCGGCATGCTCTATGACCAGTCCTCGCTCGATGCGGCCTGGGATCTGTGCAAGAACTGGGACACCGAAACCCGCGAGGCGCTGCGCGTCGCGGCCAGTGTCGACGGTCTGCAGGCCGAGACCCATGGCGTCAAGATGAGGGATCTGGCCCGTCAGGTCGTCGACATCGCCGACGCCGGGCTGAAAGCCCGCGCGCGCCCCGGCGCGGGTGGTCTGGTCCCCGACGAGACCCACTTCCTCAATGCGCTCAAAGACAGCCTCGACACCGGGATGACCCCGGCGGATGAGCTGCTGGCGCATTACAACGGCGACTGGGGCGGCGATCTGAACCGCGTTTACGCCGACTACAGCTACTAA
- a CDS encoding DEAD/DEAH box helicase → MTKFADLKLDPKVLKAVAEAGYETPTPIQAQAIPEALNGRDVLGIAQTGTGKTASFTLPLITRLARGRARARMPRSLVLAPTRELAAQVAENFDVYAKYTRLTKALLIGGVSFSEQDKLIDRGVDVLIATPGRLLDHFERGKLLLTGVEVMVVDEADRMLDMGFIPDIERIFQMTPFTRQTLFFSATMAPEIERITNTFLSNPVRVEVARQAATAETIEQKLIELKPTRRDRAFAEKRAMLRQLIESEGEACTNAIIFCNRKIDVDVVAKSLKKHGFDASPIHGDLDQSVRTRTLDGFRDGTVRLLIASDVAARGLDIPAVSHVFNFDVPSHAEDYVHRIGRTGRAGRSGKAFTIATPSDDKYLAAIEALLQKPLPRGEEPAGFAQAAVDSETADGGRPDKDERPARKPRGEKTERPRRERKPRGAKAAAVEAVAEQAVEAVAEAPVAAAEPAQAAPVAEVVAVRAPREESRSDNRGERNDRNNDRNENRNRGGRGRRDRDDQPVVGMGDHVPEFLLREFRTKAG, encoded by the coding sequence ATGACCAAATTTGCTGATCTCAAGCTGGACCCCAAGGTCCTGAAAGCCGTGGCCGAAGCGGGCTACGAAACCCCCACACCGATTCAGGCGCAGGCGATTCCTGAAGCGCTGAACGGCCGCGACGTGCTGGGCATCGCCCAGACCGGGACCGGCAAGACAGCGTCCTTCACGCTGCCGCTGATCACGCGCCTTGCGCGGGGCCGGGCACGGGCACGCATGCCGCGCAGTCTGGTTCTGGCACCGACGCGCGAATTGGCCGCCCAGGTGGCTGAGAACTTTGACGTTTACGCCAAATACACGCGCCTGACCAAGGCGCTGTTGATCGGCGGTGTCTCGTTCTCGGAACAGGACAAGCTGATCGACCGTGGTGTCGATGTGCTGATCGCCACGCCGGGCCGTCTGCTGGACCATTTCGAGCGCGGCAAGCTGCTGCTTACCGGTGTCGAAGTGATGGTCGTCGATGAGGCGGACCGCATGCTGGACATGGGTTTCATCCCCGATATCGAGCGCATCTTCCAGATGACGCCGTTCACCCGGCAGACGCTGTTCTTCTCGGCCACCATGGCGCCCGAGATCGAGCGCATCACCAACACCTTCCTGTCGAACCCCGTGCGCGTCGAAGTGGCGCGTCAGGCGGCGACGGCGGAAACCATCGAGCAAAAGCTGATCGAGCTGAAGCCGACGCGCCGCGACCGCGCCTTTGCCGAAAAGCGCGCGATGCTGCGTCAGCTGATCGAGTCCGAGGGCGAGGCCTGCACCAACGCGATCATCTTCTGCAACCGTAAGATTGATGTGGACGTCGTTGCCAAGTCGCTGAAAAAGCACGGGTTTGACGCTTCGCCGATCCATGGGGATCTGGACCAGTCGGTGCGCACGCGCACGCTGGACGGTTTCCGTGATGGCACGGTGCGGTTGTTGATTGCCTCGGATGTGGCCGCGCGCGGTCTGGACATCCCGGCGGTGAGCCACGTGTTCAACTTCGACGTGCCCAGCCATGCCGAGGATTACGTGCACCGCATTGGCCGGACCGGCCGGGCGGGTCGTTCGGGCAAGGCCTTCACCATCGCCACGCCGTCGGATGACAAGTATCTGGCCGCGATCGAGGCGCTGCTGCAAAAGCCGCTGCCGCGTGGCGAAGAGCCCGCCGGGTTCGCGCAGGCTGCCGTGGATTCCGAGACGGCGGATGGCGGACGTCCCGACAAGGACGAGCGTCCCGCGCGCAAACCGCGCGGCGAAAAGACCGAACGTCCGCGCCGCGAGCGCAAGCCGCGTGGGGCCAAGGCCGCTGCGGTCGAGGCTGTGGCAGAGCAAGCGGTCGAGGCTGTCGCCGAGGCGCCTGTTGCGGCAGCTGAGCCGGCTCAGGCCGCGCCGGTGGCCGAGGTCGTCGCCGTGCGCGCCCCGCGTGAGGAAAGCCGTTCGGACAATCGTGGCGAGCGGAATGATCGCAACAACGACCGCAACGAGAATCGCAACCGGGGTGGCCGTGGCCGCCGCGACCGCGACGATCAGCCGGTGGTTGGCATGGGCGACCATGTGCCTGAGTTCCTGCTGCGCGAATTCCGCACCAAAGCGGGCTGA
- a CDS encoding sensor domain-containing diguanylate cyclase, with amino-acid sequence MYQAPVQAALPSPAHFAAVSALIKSVFHVPAVAVALHGAPANADGGVYRSFLEIPLIKDHETIGTLRILDTSERAFNERDCQLLEGFAKLVVDQVELWSEASRDGLTGAMTRRAFSESLRKSFASRQRTRSKASLILFDLDHFKRVNDTWGHAAGDAVLKAVSRTVLREMRVEDSFGRVGGEEFAVLVSNAGATTAGDVAERMRRAIESTVVEGYAHIKVTASFGVAEASDAVLDVEDWSDRADAQLYAAKEDGRNRVAIAPMAKPLTPVN; translated from the coding sequence ATGTACCAAGCTCCCGTCCAAGCTGCCCTGCCGTCGCCAGCCCATTTTGCGGCGGTCAGTGCGCTGATCAAGTCGGTCTTCCACGTGCCGGCGGTTGCGGTAGCCCTGCACGGGGCACCGGCCAACGCCGACGGCGGCGTTTACCGCTCGTTTCTGGAGATCCCGCTGATCAAGGACCATGAAACCATCGGCACCCTGCGCATTCTCGACACCTCGGAACGCGCCTTCAACGAGCGCGACTGCCAGTTGCTCGAAGGCTTCGCCAAGCTGGTCGTCGATCAGGTTGAACTGTGGTCCGAAGCCAGCCGCGACGGGCTGACCGGCGCGATGACCCGCCGCGCCTTTTCCGAATCGTTGCGCAAATCTTTTGCCTCGCGTCAGCGGACCCGTTCCAAGGCCTCGCTGATTCTGTTCGATCTGGACCACTTCAAGCGCGTCAACGACACCTGGGGCCATGCGGCCGGCGACGCCGTGCTCAAAGCGGTCAGCCGTACCGTGCTGCGCGAGATGCGGGTCGAGGACAGCTTTGGCCGCGTCGGCGGCGAAGAATTCGCCGTGCTGGTGTCGAATGCCGGGGCCACCACCGCCGGGGATGTCGCCGAGCGCATGCGCCGCGCCATCGAGAGCACGGTGGTCGAGGGGTACGCACATATCAAGGTTACCGCCAGCTTCGGCGTCGCCGAGGCCTCGGACGCGGTGCTGGATGTCGAGGATTGGTCGGATCGCGCCGACGCCCAGCTTTACGCCGCCAAGGAAGACGGCCGCAACCGGGTCGCCATCGCCCCGATGGCCAAGCCACTCACCCCCGTTAACTGA